The following coding sequences lie in one Methanohalophilus levihalophilus genomic window:
- a CDS encoding phage tail tape measure protein encodes MTSIGELIVSIIGDVSQIKKAFDEVSSQASQMGKKFQETGKQMTSAGKTLSTYVTAPVLGLGAVAFHTASSFDDSMRKVKAISGATGDEFKQMTDLARELGRTTRFSASEAAEGMQYLAMAGFSTSEVMESIDDMLSLAAAGAIDLGTASDIASNVLTGFNLQASEAGRVADVLAKASASSNTDITQLGQAMSYVAPLAAAMGISMEETAAIIGKMSDAGVQGSRAGTALRGALTRLADPTTEVAGVLEKYQLTLADVNPTTQSFTDIISRLSNVGLSTADAMALFGQEAGPGMIALLSVGSDAIHNQTRLLENSAGAAAKMAEEMEGGPGGAIRELKSALQDVMITFGDVVAEGLMPLVSAFIEILNIISGIPKPILKVIVAVAAIAAAIGPVLIVAGSAIGAIGTITTFLGGAGLAGALSSIVAIITGPVGIAIAALALGAILIWKSWDKVSPVVMDTLANIRTAVEPLISIVQDFVSNAMNKISDWWTENGDTITSAVAVIVSALGTLVSYIADHVVDNVMVWMPLVLKTFEYVLGQILNLILLFAQILTGDWSGAWQTLQNIAKNSLDFLYSIISSAFEPILSIFSSAGSSFYRSGKDLIQNFINGIKSMVNPLTFTVSDVFSGISRYLPHSPAEVGPLSELPNWDAFFVSPLKKSIGNMDGVLASGLTNVAGSFSTSTSTTNNTYAGDEFVVQNVNLSADYPFEKFVRDLEKYNRQKRVQRGYGI; translated from the coding sequence TTGGAGCCGTGGCTTTCCATACAGCTTCCTCTTTCGATGATTCCATGAGAAAGGTCAAAGCCATATCTGGAGCTACTGGTGATGAGTTCAAGCAGATGACTGATCTTGCAAGGGAACTTGGCCGAACGACCCGTTTCTCTGCAAGTGAAGCTGCCGAAGGTATGCAGTATCTTGCGATGGCGGGTTTCTCCACTTCAGAGGTAATGGAATCCATCGACGATATGCTTAGCCTTGCTGCAGCAGGAGCTATAGACCTTGGTACTGCTTCAGATATCGCATCAAATGTGCTTACTGGCTTTAACCTGCAAGCAAGTGAAGCTGGAAGGGTGGCAGATGTCCTTGCCAAAGCGTCTGCTTCCTCTAACACCGATATTACTCAACTTGGACAGGCAATGTCCTATGTTGCTCCCCTTGCAGCAGCCATGGGGATATCCATGGAGGAAACTGCTGCCATCATCGGAAAGATGTCAGATGCAGGTGTTCAGGGAAGTCGTGCAGGTACTGCACTACGAGGTGCATTGACAAGACTTGCAGATCCAACCACTGAAGTTGCCGGAGTGCTGGAGAAATACCAGCTAACCCTTGCAGATGTGAATCCCACCACACAGTCATTCACGGATATTATTTCCAGACTGAGCAATGTTGGTCTGTCCACAGCAGATGCAATGGCACTGTTTGGTCAGGAAGCAGGACCTGGTATGATTGCATTGTTATCGGTAGGGTCAGATGCCATTCATAATCAAACAAGATTGCTCGAGAACTCCGCTGGTGCTGCAGCTAAAATGGCAGAGGAAATGGAAGGTGGACCAGGAGGAGCTATACGTGAGCTCAAATCCGCACTTCAAGACGTGATGATAACTTTCGGTGATGTAGTTGCCGAAGGGCTCATGCCACTGGTCAGTGCCTTCATTGAGATACTCAACATTATATCTGGAATTCCAAAACCAATACTCAAGGTCATTGTAGCAGTAGCAGCTATAGCTGCAGCCATTGGACCAGTGCTGATTGTAGCAGGTTCTGCTATTGGTGCTATCGGAACAATAACAACCTTCCTCGGTGGTGCCGGTCTGGCTGGGGCTTTGAGTAGTATAGTTGCGATTATAACAGGTCCAGTAGGAATAGCGATCGCTGCTCTTGCACTGGGTGCTATTCTGATATGGAAGAGCTGGGACAAAGTATCTCCAGTGGTCATGGATACACTGGCAAACATCCGTACTGCGGTTGAGCCGCTCATTTCCATCGTACAGGACTTTGTGTCCAATGCCATGAACAAAATAAGTGATTGGTGGACAGAGAATGGAGATACGATCACATCTGCGGTGGCTGTTATAGTATCTGCTCTCGGGACATTGGTCTCATACATTGCAGACCATGTAGTCGATAATGTAATGGTCTGGATGCCTCTGGTTCTGAAAACGTTTGAATACGTGCTTGGCCAGATACTCAACCTAATTCTATTATTTGCACAAATACTCACGGGAGATTGGTCAGGTGCATGGCAGACATTGCAGAATATTGCCAAGAATAGTCTGGATTTCTTGTACTCCATAATATCGAGTGCATTTGAGCCTATACTTTCAATATTCTCATCCGCTGGTAGCAGCTTCTATCGTTCAGGAAAGGACCTGATACAGAACTTCATCAACGGAATAAAGTCGATGGTAAATCCGTTGACATTTACGGTCTCAGACGTATTTTCAGGCATTTCCAGATACCTCCCTCATAGTCCTGCAGAAGTTGGGCCATTATCCGAGTTACCAAACTGGGATGCGTTCTTTGTATCTCCTCTCAAAAAGTCCATTGGAAATATGGATGGAGTGCTGGCCTCGGGTTTAACCAATGTAGCTGGATCTTTCTCTACAAGCACAAGTACCACTAATAATACATATGCAGGAGATGAGTTCGTGGTCCAGAATGTCAACCTCTCTGCAGATTACCCCTTCGAGAAGTTTGTCCGTGACCTGGAGAAATACAACAGGCAAAAACGTGTTCAACGGGGGTATGGCATATGA